The Haloarcula laminariae genomic sequence GCCGCGCTGGTACTCGCGGCACTGTTGGCGCTGTTCATCGGGATTCCGACGCTCCGGCTCCGGGCGGACTACCTCGCTATCGCCTCTATCGGCCTGGCCGAAGTCGTCCGCCTCATCGTCCTCAACCAGGACTCGTGGACGAACGGCAGCGCCGGCGTCCGCGGCATCCCGGGCTTTTTCGAGGGGTGGCCGGTCCTGGCGACGTTCCCCGACACGATGCCGACTATCGTCCTCGGTTCCGGCCCCGGCGCCATGGTACTCAACGCGCCGTTCTGGCAGGCTCTCTTGAACGTGGGGCTGGTGCTCGCCTTCGTCGGCGTGAGCTACCTGGTCCTGCGCCGGGCCCACCGGTCGCCGTGGGGCCGCGTGCTCCGGACGATTCGCTCGGACGAGGACCTGGCCAGCGCGCTGGGGAAGAACACCTACGCCTTCAAGATGCAGGCGTTCGTCCTCGGGAGCCTCATCATGGCGCTCGCGGGAGTCTTCTACGCGCATCTGAACCTCTATGTCAGCCCCGGCGACCTGGACCCCATCACGACGTTCTACGTCTGGGTCGCCGTCATCCTGGGCGGCAGCGGCTCCAACCGCGGCGCGCTCTTTGGCGGCGTCGTCATCGTCCTCATCCGGGAAGGGACGCGGGGGCTGCCCTTCGAGGCGGCACCGATACGGCTGCTCGCTATCGGGGTCATCATCGTCCTGCTGATGCGGTTCCGTCCGCAGGGCATCCTGCCCCCACAGAAGGAGCTCATCTGGCCCGGTACCGTCGACGAAACGCCCCAGCAACCGGACTCCGGCGTGCGAGAGACGAAAGCAGGTGAAAAATGAGCGAACAGACCACCCAGACGGCGGCAACGATGTCCAAGGACGACGTGGTGTTGCGCGTCGACGATATGGTGAAGAAGTTCGGCGCGCTCATCGCGACCGACCACGCAACCTTCGAGGTCGAACGGGGCACCGTCACGGGGCTTATCGGCCCGAACGGGGCGGGGAAATCGACGCTGTTCAACCTCATCTCGGGCTTTTACGAGGCCGACTCGGGCACCGTCGAGGTCGACGGGACCGACGTCACCGGACTGGAGCCCTACGAGATAGCCGACCACGGCCTGATTCGGACATTCCAGACGCCGCGTAAAGTAGAGGGGATGACGGTCCGGGAAGCGATGCTCGTCGGGCCGCGGGACCAGCCCGGTGAGTCCTTCCTGAAGCTGTTCACCTCGCCGGGGGCGGTCGGGGAGGCCGAATCGAAGAACATGGACGACGTCAACCGTATCCTAGAGGAGTTCGAGATTGACCACCTGGCGACCCAGCCGGCGAGCAAGATATCGGGCGGTCAGATGAAGCTGGTCGAGCTGGCCCGCGCGATGCTCTCGGAGCCCGAGATACTGCTGCTCGACGAGCCGGCCGCCGGGGTGAACCCGACCCTTCGCAAGAAGCTCGCCGAGCAGATTCGCCGGCTCAACGAGGAGGGGACGACGTTCCTGCTCATCGAACACGACATGGAGTTCGTGATGAGCCTGGCCGACCCGGTCATCGTCCTCGACCAGGGGAGCGTCCTCATGGAGGGCCGACCCGACGAAGTCCAGAGCGACGAGCGCGTCATCGACGCCTACCTCGGAGGATAACTATGTCAGGAGACACAACCACCACACAGGAACCCCCCGGAGACGGGGCGGCCGACCACATCGTCGAGCTGTCGGGCGTCGACAGCGGCTACGGCGAGGTACAGGTGCTCGACGACTGCTCGCTGCATCTCGACGCCGGCGAAATCGTCTGTCTCATCGGCCCGAACGGCGCCGGGAAGTCGACCGTCCTCAAGACGGTCTTTGGCATGCTCACGCCGTGGGAGGGGTCGGTCACGTACCACGGCGAGGACATCGGCGGGATGGCGCCCGAAGACATCGTCCGCGAGGGCATCGGCTACGTCCCCCAGACCGAGAACGTCTTCGGCTCGCTCACCATCGAGGAGAACCTCCGGATGGGCGGGGTCGCCCGCGAGGGCGGCCTCGAAACGGTCATTGATGACCTCTACGAGCGGTTCCCGCTGCTTGACGAGAAACAGACGGCCAAGGCCAAGACCCTCTCCGGCGGCCAGCGCCAGGTGCTCGCCTTCGCCCGCGCGCTCGTGATGGAGCCGGACGTGTTGCTCATCGACGAGCCGTCGGCCGGGCTGGCCCCCAACACCGCGAAAGACGTCTTCGGCCACGTCGAGGCGGTAAACGAGATGGACACGGCTATTCTCATGGTCGAGCAGAACGCCACGGAGGGGCTCGGTATCTCCGACCGCGGCTACGTCCTCGACCAGGGGACGGTGAGGTTCGGAGGCGAGGCGGGCTCGCTGCTCGACAACGACGAGGTCTCGAAGCTCTATCTGGGCGGATGAACGGGGGCGACGCCCGCCGGCTATGAGCGTCCTCCGGAAATACGTCTTCGCGCTCGGACCGCTCGCCGCGGCCGCCCTGTGGGGCGGGATGTACGTCGTCAGCAAGTGGAGCTTCGCGCTCGTCCCGCCTGTCACGCTCGGCTTTTTCCGGGTCGCGCTGGGCGCGGGCGCCCTGTGGCTGTGGCTCCGTGTCGCCGGCGGGAGCGACGCCGACCGGCCGGGCCGCGAGGACTGGCCGGCGCTCGCGGGCCTGGGCGGCTGGGTGACACTCACCATCGTCGCGCAGTTCCTCGGCACCGAGCTCACGAACGCGAGCCAGGGGTCGCTGCTGACGGTGCTGACGCCGGTCTTCGTCGTCCTTCTCGGCGCGGCGCTGCTGGGCGAGCGCGTCACGACGCCGAAGGCGGCCGGTATCGCGCTCGCCGCGGTCGGGACCGCCGTCGTCGTCGCGGGCCAGTACGACGTGCGGTCGGTCGCGGCCGGCAACGCCGCCGGCGTGCTGTTGCTCGTCGTCGCGAGCGTCGCGTGGGCCGGCTTCACCGTCTGGGGCCTCCCGGTCGTCCGGAAGTACTCGGCGCTGACCGCCGCCACCTACGCCACCATCGCCGCCACGCCCATGCTCGGGGTGCTGGCCGCCGCCGAGCTGTGGTATCTCGGCGGGCCGCTGGGTGCCCTCTCGCTGGGGCCGGAGTCGCTGCTCGCCATCGGCTATCTGGGACTCGCCTCGACGGCGGCGGCGTGGTACCTCTGGTACAAGGGCCTTGAGTACGTCCCCGCGGGGACCGTGGCCGTCTTCTTCTTCCTCCAGCCCGTCGTCGGGACGGCCCTGGCGACGGCGCTGCTCGGCGAACAGGTCGGCCCCGAGTTCGTGGTCGGCAGCCTCATGATAGGGACCAGCGTCTGGGTCGTCAGCCGCGAGCGAGCGGCCGACACGGCTCCGGACCAACAGCCGGGGGAGACATGACCGTCTGTCGTCCCACGAGACGACGATGAGCGGGCCCCTGGCCGCACTCGACGACGGAACGCCGCCCGAGGTTGGCCTGGCGGTCGCCATCGTCGCCATCAGCACGGGGGCGATTCTCGTCCGGCTCAGCGACGCGCCGGCGACCGTCGCCGCGTTCTACCGCGTCCTCTTTACCACGCTCCCGCTCGTGCCGCTGGCGCTGTGGCGCTATCGGAGCGACTTCGCCCGTATTGGCCGCCGGGACCTGCTCTTTGCGACGCTGTCGGGCGTCGCGCTCGCGGTGCACTTCGCGTCGTGGTTCGAGAGCCTGGCCTGGACCAGCGTGGCCGCGAGCGTCACCCTCGTCCAGTCCCAGCCCCTGTTCGTGGCGCTGGGCGCCTGGCTCCTGCTCGACGAGCGCCTGTCCCGGCGCACGGTCGCCGGTATCCTCGTCGCCGTGGCCGGGATGGTGACGATGGCGCTCGGCGACCTGCTCACCGGCGTCCTCGTCGGGCGCGACCCGCTGCTTGGCAACGCGCTCGCGCTGCTGGGCGCGGTGATGGCCGCCGGCTACGTCCTCGCCGGCCGGTCGCTGCGCCAGCGCGTCTCGCTGATTCCCTACGTTGTCGTCGTCTACAGCGTCTGTAGCGTCGTGTTGCTGGGCATCGTGGTCGCGCAGGGGGCGCCGCTGACAGGGTATCCGACCCGCGAGTGGGCGCTCTTTGCCGGGCTCGCGCTGGGCCCCGGGCTGTTCGGTCACACGGTCATCAACTGGGCGCTGGCGCACCTCCGGTCCAGCGTCGTCTCCGTCTCACTGCTCGGGGAGCCGGTGGGTTCGACACTGCTCGCCTTTCTCCTGCTGTCCGAGGCCCCGACCCTCGTCACCGTCGGTGGCGGCGCCGTCGTCCTTACAGGCATCGTGGTGACCGCCACGGACCGGTAAGCGGGCGCTCGGACGCGAACCCGACAGACCCTTCTGTGCGGTCGCTGAACTGTGTCCCATGGCAAGCGACACTGTCACGCTGACAATCGAAGGCGAGGACGACGCCGACGAACTGACCGTGCCCAGCGAGCTGCTGGACCTGCTACGCGAGAACGACGAGACGGACCCGGCCGTCGTCGGCGACATCGCGATGTTCGGAATGGCCCAGCGCATCCACGGCGCCGTCCACCACGGCCAGGGCGAGGCCGACCAGGGGATTCAGGACCTAGAAGAGCTCACGCTCGACCTCTTCGAGGAGCGCTTTGGCGCCTCCTTCGCCGAGCTGACCGGCCACGACCACTAGTTTTCGACTGTCCAGGTCAGCAGGACGCCGTCGTCGACCTGCTCGACCGACTCCAGGGCGAGCTCGGGGAACGACTCGACGAAGCCGTCGCCGTCGGCCAGCGTCGGGGCGTCCCGACCCCCCAGCACCGTCGCGCCGACGTAGACGCGTAGCTCGTCGACCAGCCCCGCCTCGAAGAGGCTGAAGATGAGTTCCCCGCCGCCTTCGACCATCAGCCGGTCGATACCCTCCCCCTCCAGCTTCGCCAACGCCGTCGTGAGGTCCACGCGGTCCTCGCCGGCGGCCAGCACGTAGGCGCCGGCCGCCTCCATCTGCTCGATGAAGTCGGTCGGCGCGGCCTCGCTGGTGAGCAGGTACGTCTCGGCGGCGCCGTCCAGCACGGTGGCCTCGGGCGGCGTGCGAATCCGTGAGTCGGCGACGACCCGTGCCGGGTTCTCGGGCTCGCCGCGGCTTCGCCGCGCGGCGTGTCGGTCGGCGTCCTTGACCGTCAGCGAGGGGTCGTCCGCGAGGACGGTCCCGACGCCGACCATGACGGCGTCGCTGTCCGCCCGGAGCTGGTCCACCCGGTCGAAGTCCTCGGGACCGGAGATGTCGAGTTGCTCGCGCTGTCGCGAGGCGAGCTTCCCGTCCGCGCTCATCGCGGCGTTGACGACGACGTACATACAGCGGGCACAGGCGGGTGAGCCGAAAACGGGTTTCGGTTTCTACGCGGGTTCCCTGTCGGGACGGCTGCCGAGACGCCGCGTATCCAGGGACTTGTGCTGGCCGTCGGCCGTGCGGAGTTTCAGCGTCGTCCCGTCGATGACCAGTTCGACCACGTCGAGGGTCGTCTTCGTCGTCCACCCCTGGAGCCGGACCATTCCCGCTTCGTCGATTTCGATGAAGGTGCGTGGCTTCGTCGCCGCGTCCATCGACCACGACTCCCCGCCCAGCGACACCTCCGTCCCGCCGGTCTCCGCCCGGGCGAACACGCAGACGTGTTGCTTTCGGGCTTGCTCCCCCCGCTCGTGGTCGACGCGCTCCCACTCCTCGTAGTCGATGCCGAAGTGGGCGGCCCACAGCTCCAGATACTCGAAGTCGAAGCGCTTCTGGCCGTCGGCGTCGCGACCGCTGCGCCAGATGACGTGTGCCTCCGAGGGTTTCGACCCGAAGAAGCTACCCACGCTAGCTTCCCCCAGGAGTATCAACTGCTGTAACGGTGTCTCCCGGAACTCCCGCGGTGTCTCTCGCCGGCAGACTGGCAGTGAACGACGACCTCAGCATACCGTATGCACTCGCAGTATCAAGTATAAAAATACTGGCCGTCACGCCCGAGGTTTCGTATTGGAAGTTCCTCCGGATTATGCGCCTTACAGACAATCAATATAAGGATATTAGAACTGTTCTGGTACAAACGTTTATGTTTCCCCCGATTATCTGGCTGTGATGAGTGTTCCCGCTGTGTGGCGCCGGTACGCGACGACGGCCGCCGGCGGGGGCCACTGACGGACCGAAGCGACTGACCGAACGCATCCAACCTACCGTGTCAGAACCCGACTCACCCCAGATACGTCGGAGCATCGAGGTCGAATACTGGGTCGTCGACGACGAAGGCCGGCTCGTCGAGCCCGGCCCGCTCGTGGCGGCCGCGCCGGGCGTCGAACGGGAGTTCGTCGAGCCGATACTGGAGATAAAGACGACACCGTGTGAGTCGACGCCGCGGCTCCGGGCCGAGCTGTTCGAACGCATCGAGCGGGTGCTCTCGGTCGCCGACGAACACGACATGGGGCTGGTTCCGCTCGCGACCCCGATACACGCCGACGAGATAGCCGACCTGCCAAGCGACCGCACCCGGATACAGGACGAGATAATCGGCTCGGACTTCGAGTACGTCCGCCACTGTGCGGGCACGCACATCCACGTCGAGCAGATTCCCGGGCGCGCTATCGACCAGCTGAACACGCTGGTCGCACTGGACCCCGCGCTGGCGCTCGTCAACTCCGCGCGTCGGTTCCGCGGACAGCCGCTGGCCGACGGCGTTCGGTCGAAGCTCTACCGGTGGATGGCCTACGACGGGCTGTCACACCAGGGGCGGCTCTGGCGGTACATCGAGTCCCGGGCGGACTGGGAACGGCGCCTCCAGCGCCGGTACGAGGAGTTCGAACGCGCGGCGCTGGAGGCGGGCGTCGACCGGCGGGCGTTCGCGGCCTCGTTCGATCCCGAGAGCGCGGTCTGGACGCCCGTTCAGCTCCGGGCCGAGTTCGGGACCGTCGAGTGGCGCTCGCCGGACACGGCCCTGCCCAGCAGCGTCGTCGACCTCGCCGACACCGTGGCCAGGACGGTCGAACACCTCCGGGACGCCGAGGTCCGCATCGAGGGCGAGACCGGGCGCGTCACCGACAGCCAGGTCGTCCTGCCGGAGTTCAACCACGTCCTGGAGTACGTCAACGCCGCCATCCGCGACGGTATCGCCGACGAGTCGCTGTGTGCCTACCTCGAACGCATGGGGTTCGACGTCGGCGCCTACGACCCCATCTCCCGCCAGCAGGGCGACCGGGGGATGATGACAGAGGCCCGGGCGCGGGAGCGGCGGCTCGCGTACGCCGAGCGCCTCGAACAGGACGTCACCGAGGCCCAGTCGATGCGCGCCGACTGACTTACTTCCGCGTCAACTGGATGAGTCCCTGTTTGAGGGCCAGTTTGAACCGCTCGTCCAGGGGCATCGCCTCCCAGCCGTCGGGCAGTTCGTCGGCGGGCAGCGAACGCAGCGACTCGACGAGCGACTCGTGGAGAAAGCGGCCGTTCTCGTCGCACTCGTCACAGGTCCGGATGACGGACCGAATCTCGAACGGGCGCGTGACGGTGGCCTCGCAGTGCGAGCAGACGTACGTCTCGGTCACTGTGCCACGTTCCGTCGCTGACTACTCCTATCTTGCGGCCCCGACCCGGTGTTCGTCGCCGAATCCGCCCCGCATGGCGACCGCAGGACCGGCGTCAGTCCCACTTCGCGCCGGGGTTGGTGACCGCGCCGTTGGACGCGGAGCCGAAGTCGCGGTGGTACTTCGCGAGGATGCCGGTGTCGTACTGCGGTTCGGGGTCGTAGTCCTCCAAGCGCTCGGCGATCTCCTCGTCGGTGAGGTCGACGGAGAGCTCCAGTTCGTCGATGTCGATGGTGATGGTGTCGCCGTCCTCCAGCGCGGCGATGGGGCCGCCGGCGAAGGCCTCCGGCGCGACGTGGCCGATGGAAAAGCCCCGCGTGGCGCCGGAGAACCGGCCGTCGGTGAAGAGCGCGACGTCCTCGGCGTGGCCCTGGCCGGCGACGGCCGACGTGACGCCGAGCATCTCGCGCATTCCAGGGCCGCCCTGGGGGCCTTCGTTCCGGATACCGATGACGTCGCCGGACTCGACGTTGCCCTCCTGGACGTACTCCATTGCGCCCTCCTCGTCGTCGAAGATGCGGACGGGCCCCTCGTGGCGGAGGTGGTCCTCGCCGGTGATCTTGATGACCGCGCCGTCGGGCGCGAGGTTGCCGGTGAGAATTCGGATGGCCCCCTGCTCGTTTTTCGGTTCCTCGACGGTGTAGAGGAAGTCCGCGTCGAGTTCCTCGATGGCCGGCGGGTCGATGCGTTCGAGCCCCTCCGCGAGGGTCTCGCCGGTGACGGTCATCGCGTCGCCGTGGAGCAGGTCGGCATCGAGCAGCGCCTTGAGGACGACCGGGATGCCGCCGACCTCGAAGAGGTCGTTCATCACGCGCTCCCCGCCCGGCTGGAGGTTCGCGATTTTTGGCGTGCGCTTGCTTATCTCGTTGAACGTCTCGATGTCGAGGTCGACGTCGGCCTCGGCGGCCATCGCCAGCAGGTGGAGGACGGCGTTGGTCGAGCCCCCGGTGGCGACCTGGAGCGCGATGGCGTTCTCGAAGGACTCCCGCGTGAGGATGTCCGACGGCTTGCGGTCGTTCTCGATGGCGTCGAGGGCGACCTCGCCGGCCTCCTCGGCGATATCGTAGCGGTCCTCGTGTTCGGCGGGCGCACCGGAGGAGCCCAGCGGCGCGAGCCCGATGGTCTCGGAGATGGCGGCCATCGTGTTCGCGGTGAACATCCCGCCACAGGAGCCGGCCCCCGGGCAGGCGTGGCGTTCCATCTCGTCGAGTTCCCCCTCGGTCATCTCGCCGTCGGCGACGGCGCCCACGCCCTCGAAGACGTTCTGAATCGTTATCTCGCGGCCGCCGTGCTCGCCCGGCATGATAGACCCGCCGTAGACGAAGACGCTGGGGAGGTCGGTCCGTATCGAGGCCATCATCATCCCGGGCATGTTCTTGTCACAGCCGCCGATGGTGACCAGCCCGTCCATCCGTTCGCCGAAGGAGACCAGTTCGACGGAGTCGGCGATGACCTCCCGGGAGATGAGCGACGCCTTCATCCCCTCGGTCCCCATCGAGACGGCGTCGGAGATGGTGATAGTGCCGAACTCGATGGGCATCCCGCCGGCCGCGTCGATGCCCTCGTAGGCCGACTCGGCAACGTCGTCCAAGTGGACGTTACACGGGGTGATGTCCGCGGCGGGGTTGGCGACGCCGACCATCGGCGACTGGAGGTCCTCGTCGTCGTACCCCATCGCCCGGAACATCGCCCGGGACGGGGCCTGGTCGGTCCCTTCGGTGACTTCGCTGCTTCGCAGGTTCGGGTCCTTGCCCGACTCCTCGCGCTCGGCCTGCTTGCTCATACTGGTAGAAAGCTACGGGGCGTCTTAAACGCCGTGACTGGCCTCTGTCGGTCGCTCCGCCCGCGGCCTGCGCTACCCGTCTGCATCGGTTGGGAGTTCGTCGAGTATCGCGTCGACGAACTCCCTGTCGTCGGCCCAGTACCCCGTGTAGCCGTCGTCGCTTTCGTGGCCGAAGAGGCCACAGGGATGGTCACCGCCGTCGTAGGCGAGCAGCCAGTAGCGTTCGAGTTCGCCGGCTGCCTCGTGGTACGTGATACCGGGAATCTCCGGCGGCGTCCAGTCGGGGACGCCGTAAACGTGGATGTCTACCGCCGTGTCACCGGCGAGGCGTCGGTAGCGGGGCAGCTGGGCTTCGAACGCCGAGAACCGCTGGAAACACACGTGGAGCTCCCCGGTCCCGGTGCGGTAGACGCGGTCCTCTATCTCCCGGCTGACGGTCAGGAGCTGTCGGCAGTCCAGGGCCTGATACACCGTCCTATCGAGGGCATCGAACAGCGCTCGATACCCCTCCGAGACCGCGTCCGTATCCTCCGGACGGGACAGGGGCGGCGTCAGCAGGTCGTCCACGTCTTCGAGGGGGAGCGCGCCGGCGAACTCGCCGCGCTTCTCGATGGCCAGAAACGGCTCCGGACCGCTCGGGGCGAGAGAGCGGGACTCGACCGGGACGTTGTGGGTCTCGAACCAGGACGCGAGTGACGGCTCCCCGTCGGCGTAGACGGTGACCGCCGTCTCCGCGTTCCCGAACTCGTCCAGAACTGAGTCGAACATGTAGCTCCCTACTTCTCGGCCTCGACGCTCCGGTGAATCAACGCACGGGTCTCGGTCTCGAGTGTATCGAGGGTGACAGTGCCGCGGTCCCGGTCGTACGCCACGAGGTCGCTGTCGACGAGGGTCGGGAGATGTGTGTGATGGAGATCGAGCAGAATCCGCTCGCGGTCGTCCCGTGTGGCCATGCCGCCGGTCCGGGTGCTCTCCCATCCGGCCAGCATGGTCGCGAGCTCGTCACGGGAACACTCCCCTCTATCGAGCAGAACCGCGAGAACACGCCGCCGCCTTCGGGAAGAGAGCGCACGGTAGAACTCGTCGTCCGCGAGCCGCGGTGGCGGACCGCCGGAAGACTCTCCACGCGCCTGGTGGTCACTCACACACTGCCATTTACTGGCATTCGTTTAAAATGTTTCGAGACAGTCATGTCCTGCCGGTAAGCGGAGGGGCATTTCGGGATACGAGCGGAGTGATGCTATCGGGAGTCGTCGCTTCTCTCCGAGGATATACCACATATTTTATGTTTGTTCCCCAGTTTCCGCGGCGGAGCAACCGAGTCCGCCCAGCCCGACTGCTGGTGAATCACGCCGCTGCCAGCAGGTTCTTTCCCCCCTGTGGCGTAGGGCGAGCAATGCCAACGGTCACGACGGCGGCGAGGCTCCACTTCGGCTTTCAGAACCTCTCGCTGGCCCACGA encodes the following:
- a CDS encoding ABC transporter ATP-binding protein → MSEQTTQTAATMSKDDVVLRVDDMVKKFGALIATDHATFEVERGTVTGLIGPNGAGKSTLFNLISGFYEADSGTVEVDGTDVTGLEPYEIADHGLIRTFQTPRKVEGMTVREAMLVGPRDQPGESFLKLFTSPGAVGEAESKNMDDVNRILEEFEIDHLATQPASKISGGQMKLVELARAMLSEPEILLLDEPAAGVNPTLRKKLAEQIRRLNEEGTTFLLIEHDMEFVMSLADPVIVLDQGSVLMEGRPDEVQSDERVIDAYLGG
- a CDS encoding ABC transporter ATP-binding protein, with amino-acid sequence MSGDTTTTQEPPGDGAADHIVELSGVDSGYGEVQVLDDCSLHLDAGEIVCLIGPNGAGKSTVLKTVFGMLTPWEGSVTYHGEDIGGMAPEDIVREGIGYVPQTENVFGSLTIEENLRMGGVAREGGLETVIDDLYERFPLLDEKQTAKAKTLSGGQRQVLAFARALVMEPDVLLIDEPSAGLAPNTAKDVFGHVEAVNEMDTAILMVEQNATEGLGISDRGYVLDQGTVRFGGEAGSLLDNDEVSKLYLGG
- a CDS encoding DUF7344 domain-containing protein translates to MSDHQARGESSGGPPPRLADDEFYRALSSRRRRRVLAVLLDRGECSRDELATMLAGWESTRTGGMATRDDRERILLDLHHTHLPTLVDSDLVAYDRDRGTVTLDTLETETRALIHRSVEAEK
- a CDS encoding DICT sensory domain-containing protein, with product MFDSVLDEFGNAETAVTVYADGEPSLASWFETHNVPVESRSLAPSGPEPFLAIEKRGEFAGALPLEDVDDLLTPPLSRPEDTDAVSEGYRALFDALDRTVYQALDCRQLLTVSREIEDRVYRTGTGELHVCFQRFSAFEAQLPRYRRLAGDTAVDIHVYGVPDWTPPEIPGITYHEAAGELERYWLLAYDGGDHPCGLFGHESDDGYTGYWADDREFVDAILDELPTDADG
- the ilvD gene encoding dihydroxy-acid dehydratase, yielding MSKQAEREESGKDPNLRSSEVTEGTDQAPSRAMFRAMGYDDEDLQSPMVGVANPAADITPCNVHLDDVAESAYEGIDAAGGMPIEFGTITISDAVSMGTEGMKASLISREVIADSVELVSFGERMDGLVTIGGCDKNMPGMMMASIRTDLPSVFVYGGSIMPGEHGGREITIQNVFEGVGAVADGEMTEGELDEMERHACPGAGSCGGMFTANTMAAISETIGLAPLGSSGAPAEHEDRYDIAEEAGEVALDAIENDRKPSDILTRESFENAIALQVATGGSTNAVLHLLAMAAEADVDLDIETFNEISKRTPKIANLQPGGERVMNDLFEVGGIPVVLKALLDADLLHGDAMTVTGETLAEGLERIDPPAIEELDADFLYTVEEPKNEQGAIRILTGNLAPDGAVIKITGEDHLRHEGPVRIFDDEEGAMEYVQEGNVESGDVIGIRNEGPQGGPGMREMLGVTSAVAGQGHAEDVALFTDGRFSGATRGFSIGHVAPEAFAGGPIAALEDGDTITIDIDELELSVDLTDEEIAERLEDYDPEPQYDTGILAKYHRDFGSASNGAVTNPGAKWD
- a CDS encoding glutamate-cysteine ligase family protein — encoded protein: MSEPDSPQIRRSIEVEYWVVDDEGRLVEPGPLVAAAPGVEREFVEPILEIKTTPCESTPRLRAELFERIERVLSVADEHDMGLVPLATPIHADEIADLPSDRTRIQDEIIGSDFEYVRHCAGTHIHVEQIPGRAIDQLNTLVALDPALALVNSARRFRGQPLADGVRSKLYRWMAYDGLSHQGRLWRYIESRADWERRLQRRYEEFERAALEAGVDRRAFAASFDPESAVWTPVQLRAEFGTVEWRSPDTALPSSVVDLADTVARTVEHLRDAEVRIEGETGRVTDSQVVLPEFNHVLEYVNAAIRDGIADESLCAYLERMGFDVGAYDPISRQQGDRGMMTEARARERRLAYAERLEQDVTEAQSMRAD
- a CDS encoding DUF7545 family protein, which produces MASDTVTLTIEGEDDADELTVPSELLDLLRENDETDPAVVGDIAMFGMAQRIHGAVHHGQGEADQGIQDLEELTLDLFEERFGASFAELTGHDH
- a CDS encoding DMT family transporter, with protein sequence MSVLRKYVFALGPLAAAALWGGMYVVSKWSFALVPPVTLGFFRVALGAGALWLWLRVAGGSDADRPGREDWPALAGLGGWVTLTIVAQFLGTELTNASQGSLLTVLTPVFVVLLGAALLGERVTTPKAAGIALAAVGTAVVVAGQYDVRSVAAGNAAGVLLLVVASVAWAGFTVWGLPVVRKYSALTAATYATIAATPMLGVLAAAELWYLGGPLGALSLGPESLLAIGYLGLASTAAAWYLWYKGLEYVPAGTVAVFFFLQPVVGTALATALLGEQVGPEFVVGSLMIGTSVWVVSRERAADTAPDQQPGET
- a CDS encoding 2,5-diamino-6-(ribosylamino)-4(3H)-pyrimidinone 5'-phosphate reductase — its product is MYVVVNAAMSADGKLASRQREQLDISGPEDFDRVDQLRADSDAVMVGVGTVLADDPSLTVKDADRHAARRSRGEPENPARVVADSRIRTPPEATVLDGAAETYLLTSEAAPTDFIEQMEAAGAYVLAAGEDRVDLTTALAKLEGEGIDRLMVEGGGELIFSLFEAGLVDELRVYVGATVLGGRDAPTLADGDGFVESFPELALESVEQVDDGVLLTWTVEN
- a CDS encoding branched-chain amino acid ABC transporter permease; translation: MSLVEDPRGYWSGLTVAEKGVTAAIVLFAVGLVVSLLGGLLAPTYFLFLVGLAGMYALLSLGLNSQWGFSGLINFSVAAFFGIGAYGTALASASSSPVAGGLPPIVGLFAALVLAALLALFIGIPTLRLRADYLAIASIGLAEVVRLIVLNQDSWTNGSAGVRGIPGFFEGWPVLATFPDTMPTIVLGSGPGAMVLNAPFWQALLNVGLVLAFVGVSYLVLRRAHRSPWGRVLRTIRSDEDLASALGKNTYAFKMQAFVLGSLIMALAGVFYAHLNLYVSPGDLDPITTFYVWVAVILGGSGSNRGALFGGVVIVLIREGTRGLPFEAAPIRLLAIGVIIVLLMRFRPQGILPPQKELIWPGTVDETPQQPDSGVRETKAGEK
- a CDS encoding DMT family transporter — protein: MSGPLAALDDGTPPEVGLAVAIVAISTGAILVRLSDAPATVAAFYRVLFTTLPLVPLALWRYRSDFARIGRRDLLFATLSGVALAVHFASWFESLAWTSVAASVTLVQSQPLFVALGAWLLLDERLSRRTVAGILVAVAGMVTMALGDLLTGVLVGRDPLLGNALALLGAVMAAGYVLAGRSLRQRVSLIPYVVVVYSVCSVVLLGIVVAQGAPLTGYPTREWALFAGLALGPGLFGHTVINWALAHLRSSVVSVSLLGEPVGSTLLAFLLLSEAPTLVTVGGGAVVLTGIVVTATDR